The Juglans microcarpa x Juglans regia isolate MS1-56 chromosome 8D, Jm3101_v1.0, whole genome shotgun sequence genomic sequence CACTCTTCAGAATGATGAAACCAGCACTGCAGAGACATTTCAAAATTATGGCAAGCCATAGTTTTCTGCACATCCTTCCTATTGTTTACACCTTGTTCATTTTCATCACTGCTAGAAGTACTGCCATGGCTGCCTCGCGGCTGCCGACGGTGGTCAAAGCTGGTTATTATCCTTCATGGGTTATGGATGATTTGCCACCTTCAGCCATAAACACCTCATTGCTCACCCATGTATTGTATGCTTTCCTTGTGCCCAACAACGTTACTTTTGGGTTTGACATCTCAGATTCGACGGCCATGATCCTCTCAAACTTCACCACCACCCTTCATCAAAAGAATCGCCACGTGAAGGTTCTTTACTCCATCGGTGGAGGAGGTATTGAGCCAGACCCTTTTGCTGCCATGGCCGCCAAAGCCTCCTCTCGGCAAGTTTTCATAGATGCAACTATAGGAGTTGCACGTAAATATGGGTTTGATGGGTTTGACCTCGATTGGGAATTCCCGGAAAGCCCAAAAGCAATGAATGATTTTGCCCTCTTACTTGAAGAGTGGCGACAAGCAATCCGCAAGGAGGCTAAGATGACAAATAGGTCTCCGCTATTGCTCACTGCCGCCGTCTACTATTCGGCGGAATTCTTAGTATACGGCAGCCGCCGCTCTTATCCAGCGGCCGCAGTCAGGAATAACTTGGACTGGGTCAATGTGATGTGTTACGATTATCATGGATCATGGGACACTTCCGCCACAGGGGCCCATGCTGCATTATTTGACCCAAAAACTAATCTAAGCTCAGTCTATGGGATTAAGTCGTGGCTCAAGGCCGGAGTGCCCGGAAACAAGCTGGTTATGGGTTTGCCACTCTATGGTAAGACATGGAAGCTCAAGGATCCAAAGTTGCATGAGGTTGGATCAACTGCCGTTGGCGTCGGTCCGGGAGATGAGGGTGTGCTGACTTACTCACAGGTGGTGGAGTTTAATAGGAGGACCAAAGCCACCGTGGCACATGACGTGGACACTGTTTCTGCCTATTCTTATACAGGGACATCTTGGGTCGGGTACGATGATGCCCTGTCGACAACAGCAAAGGTTTTGTTTGCTCAGGCACTTGGACTTCGTGGGTACTTCTTTTGGGCACTTGGCTACGATAATGACTGGACAATAACAGGGCAAGGTATCTTCTTTTACATGAATACAATCTCATATGCAGTGCCATTTTTTTCATCAGTACAATATAGAGTGTTGACATTTTTATCAACTCTTTGACATGCAGCTTCAAGTTCATGGATCCTTGACAAATGATTATTGTTTGGCCTGCTTTCGATTGCAGATCAACTTCTACTGGAGTAGAATTTAGTGCAGCCATACTGCCATCGTATTTGTCGTAAAATAAAACTACAGATTTCCAGCAGAattgtattttctttgtttattagCAAAATTCTAGGCAATGACTTCTACGTTCTTTCCTCAGCTTGGTGTCCAAATTTGATTCAAGTATCAGATTTCAGCTTCATTGTGTGTTGTAATCTAAGAACATTGGgtccatttatttttcttgacacTCTTTTCTTTCACATATCCTCATAGAGATTGAGAAAGGGCTTCCAAACTGTGCAGAGAATCAATGATATCTGTCTTACACGTTACATAAAACAAGTGAGTTATTTTGTTCACGCACATACATTCAGACTCAGAGTAGCAGTCCCTGCAAATTAGCTTTAACCATCCCATGCGTTTGAAGCTGCCAAAACACATTAACCACAATTTGGAGTTAGTCTCTAACAATTAAACGACTTCAAAAAAAGGCTAAAataatcatcatatatatatgtcactTAAAACCCGAGAAACCTCCCCACCTGCTGCAGAAAGGCTCCAGTTCTTGTCATCATATCCAAGAACCCAGAAGAAATACCCTCCAAGACCTTTTGCCCTGGCAAACTCAACTTTCTTCTCAATCGATTCTGGCCCGTCGTACCCAATCCAATTGGTTCCAGAATATGAGTATGTCGATACAGTCTGCGCATCATACACGACGTTTGAACCATTTGCTGCATTGAAATCCACTATCTCACTATATGTCATATACCCTTTTCCAGTTCCAACTCCAACTGCAGGAGCTCCAATCCCATTATCACCTGGACTTTTTAATTGCCATGTTCTGCCATAAAGTGGCATGCCCATGACCAATTTCTCTGGTGGAACCCCAGCCTCAATCCATGTTGAAATACCGTAGCTGGTGCTAATGTTGCTACCCTTATCATAGAGCAGAGCATGTGCACCAGTGACTGAAGTGTCCTAGCTTCCATGATAATCATAGCAGATAGGACTAACAAAATCAAGATACTTCTTCATGGCTTCTGCTGGGTATGTTCTAGTTATGTTGGATAAGAAAAAACTGGACGCAAAATATACGGCTGCACTTAAGAGCAATCGGGGTTTTCCAGAGGTGCAAGACTCGTTTTCAACAGCTTCACGCCACTCTTTAAAGAGCAGTGCGAGGTTTGACATGTCTTCTTGCGTGTTTGGGAATTCCCAATCAAGGTCAAGGCCATCAAAGCCATACTTCCTGGCCGCACTAATGGAGGAGTTGATGAAGGCTTCCCGGCTCTCTGGGGTGCGTACAATAATGGCGAAAGTGTCTGGGCCTGTAGCAGCTCCTCCAATAGATAGGAAGACATTTGCTTGCGGTGTCTTGGCATGAAGGGTAGCCGTGAAGTCTCCCATCGATTGGTCATCAGGCTGCGTGATCAAAAGCTGGTAAGTTGTGGCGTTAGGCATAACAAAAGCATAAAAGAGGTGGGTGAAGTAGGATGTGAGTATTAATGAGGGAGGGAACTTCTCGGCTAGCGATGAAAGCCAATAGCCACTTTTGACACCCTTGACTCTACCAGAAGATGGTATAGGAAATGCCACCGGTGATGGAGATGAAAATGGTAGAGCTGACTCTGGTGGATAGGTGGAAGCAAAACTAGTAGGAGAAGCATGGGACGACGAAGGTATGGAACcggcaacaaaaaaaatagcGAAGAAGATTGACACAAGTTTCCGGCCGGCCATTGTCAGTGTTTTGGACATTGTTAGGTTGAAGAATTGTTGCAATATATACAAAGAGTATATGCATTTATGCAAGGATCTTGGTCGCGTTAAAAGCTCTGGTTTCATCGATATTATATGCTCTGATTGTTTTGGGCTTGTAGGGTTGTGTATATATTTACTTGAAGTTGAGGAGCTTCGGTTGGCAAAAACTTGGTCTTTATACGGTACGTCTCCTATTGTTTGATCATGAGTGATTTGTTGGGTTCCTGGCTTCCAATTGCCAGCCATCTTATTTCCAAGAGGACTTGTCGTTTTCGATCATGAAAATTAACTAAACTTTGGCCATCCTCGGCAGTGAAGGTGCCTTTTCTAGATCTAATGTAAGATGTTTAGCAAAAGACTCACATGATAAGCAGTTCTCGAAATTAACTAAACAAGCTGAGCTACATGCGCCGGTCGACCAAATTTGGTCAACAGCTCAATTCACTCCGCTcgctattttttaaaagaagtaacTCGCTCGACTCGCTAAATAAACAATCGAAACTCATTTCCAAAACCAGGCTGGTTTAGAGTGGGAGCTTCAGGCCAAGCTTATATGGAATCGGCCTCGTgaacaaaatatacaaagatCTAGAGAACGAGTTAGCCGAGAAAGTTAGCCCTTTTTAATTGAATCACTCTTCTGAAATCGTGTATAGCTCATGTTCAACTCAAAAATTATAGCCCAGCCAACAGCATCAAGTGAAAAAAATATCTGACAGTAAAAATATAGATGTTACAGAAACGAGACTGCAAAACTTAAACAATGTAATATAAATGCCTGAAGAACCTCCAGAGTACACATCACAACAGTGCAGCTTTGATGTGGGAAGCGGCTTTAGTTGATGTTGTAGGTATCATATCATCGGTTTGTTAGTTCAGAATCAAATTTTGCAACATCCTGCAGATCAACCGGAGcaattttatgtaaaaacaCAAACCCTTACTCAGCTTCTCTTCAACTTTGAAAGCCAGCTGCTGGAATATCAACtgattttggaaaaggaaaagaaaagaatatcaaCAAATCCTTACTACCCCCGTGCTCTATATAATCAACGGTGCTGAAATTAGCATTGGTTTTCTCTCATCCATTCAACAAATCCATCAAGAATCAAGAGCCAAGCTTGGTTGGAATCATAGTTTTGAAGGTCAGGAAAACTTATCtgccaaaaaagaaagacaaagggTTCAGTAATCTAAAAGCACCTGAATAAAAAAGGTTGattattttttgattggcaccgggtgtccgggaaaagcgtcccgactaatcacAGGGGTGCATAAGCCCTCAGTAagaagtttcccgcaagtgcacctcgggtaattcaaggggaaaatcccccagtccaaGAGtctctagagattgtttgcacccaaggagatttgaaccttagacataaggggagcatacccccaagcccaaggcctttaccacttgagtcaaccCATAGGGGTTATAAAAAGGGTTGATTATACCTGTCACCAATTAACATCATCACATTATAGTATTAGAGGATGCATTTTTGCAAGATCGGGCACAAGACACTCTTGAGCATAACATGATGTTGCCTATTCTTGAGCAGTATCGGACATAAAAACAGCAAAGGGTATCACCACACTACAGACTTACAAGTAAAGTCAAAACTAAGAATAAATCACAACAAATagtggttttattttcttccctttttcgGTGGTTTAAGCTGCCctcaaagattaaaaaaagaaaatataatgaaGGATATGAATGTAAAgaaaaacgaaaaataaaatttgcataCCTCATGGCAAAAATGATAGAAGTTCATCCACTGATCCATATTTAGCATCCGGTACTCACTCTGGAATTGGCAGAAAGTCCACACATCACAAAACTTATCATGAAATCATTGTTAAAATAACACAAGGTTCTGGGGCCTATGTCCCTGTATACTAGAAACCAACCTTTAGATACTCGGTCATTGAATTAACCTGGGCATAGAATTGGGAACCAAGAACAAGATTCAGCAATTCACAGATTGTCTCAATGTCTACAcacttttgcttttcttctgaAGATGTCAACCATGTCAGACCAGGTAAAAATGTGTGGGTGTTGTGCATGCATGCGtctgagtgtgtgtgtgtgtgtgtgtgtgtgtgtgtgtgagagagagagagagagagagagaacagatcATTGTTGTGAGAAAAAAGGTGTATCCATTTATTTGAAAGCAGATAACTGCCAAGATAAAGCTCACCTATAAGGCAGTATCGAAATGCGTAAGCATAGAAATCTTGAAAGTTTTGTGGCATCATCACCtattcaacaaataaaaaccAAGATTAGTACCATTGTCCATTTTCTAACTCTTCAGAAGCCACTAGATGCCGTATCTGAAAATAACTATTCCAATGAGCCCGATAGAAGATAATACCTCTGTCTCAAGTGCTGGTAGtgctttctttaatttatttagatTGTCAGCCTTTAGAGCTCTTAGTCCTGTTCGCCATTCATCCTAATAAATAGAGgaatattgataaaatatttgatgtaaaCATTGTTATATAAAGAATTCAAGTTTTTGAGACTGTTGATCAAAAGAATAGTATAGGGGACACATATGCCAAGGCTGTAGGTCACAGAgatcccaaaaataaaagaaatttggaaACATGGAAACGGCTGCGTTTGGATGCTAGTATGATCTcagatgatttgagttgatctgtgaatagtagtattttgtaggTCCCAAaaagatgtgtttgaatgtaataTGTTGAGACCCGGGCTCAAACATCTTGATTtcttaccgatcaaaaaaatatgttgagatatgtatttgaatgtatgaagtatgttgagatgggtttaacttttctatggaaagttgaaaaagcagtggatctcatcaatgattgatttgagatgtGGGTTGAGATCACTCAACCAACCAAACATGGCATGAGACTCCTGGAATAGTATAAACTAGTTTTGAAAGACATAAACAGCAGTTTAGGCATTCCAAGTAAACAATGAAATGGTACTCAAACCACTTTTAGATTGTATCGTAGGTAGTATAAGTTATTAACACTATCATGGTAGTGAAATGAGAGTCACGTCAAGGATAGAATGTCATCTGTCCTAGGCATTGCAGGATGTTCCAATACTCACCAGAAGCCTGAGGAAGCAAGTAAGGATTCCTGGTATGCCCCAGAATTAGAACGGTGTAAGCAATACTTTGGAGCTCTTACAAGTCCTAAGTGGTGCTTCTCAATTAGGTGCTCTATAATCCATTATTAATTCTTGGTTCTCCTATGAGCCATCAGAAATTGCCAATTCACTGACAGCCATGTAGAACTGAATACTCACTATAAAGCAGCTGATATACAAATTCTTCCTTCAATAATGGATGATGTGCCTCTACTTAATATGAAGGaagattctttttttcttctgtgaGTAACATTAATTACTGAAGATTAGTATTGGATTCTCATGGGTGATTCCTATGTCTGTACGTGATCTTTCTCAAAGTCTTAACATATTGCCTTTTATGGTTTTACTAGAGGTatggaagtttttattttttattttttttatctctggCTTTCCCTTTGGATATCCAAAACTTGAAAAGAGACTGATTTTACAGTTTTATGTAGGCGTACTTGATGTTGGGAGAAAATCTAGAACTTGTCTATTTTGTTAAATTTCACTTGTTCCAAAGGACAAGATGTTTATAAAAGGTTGGTGTATAAAGAGTGGGAGTATTCATTTCAGTTAAAGAGTTCTTTTTCCTAACTTGGGGGCTCAATATGCTTTGTAGATCTCCTTAGTAGAAATTCCTACAGCACATCATCTGCTAAACATATGATTGCACATAATTTTTGTGTGGATTCATCAGCCATCAAAAGATGCATTCATTATATTGGAGCATATCATAGAGTTGACAATGGAAACACTTATAAATATGTTCAGTAGTAAAATAGCAACAGCAGTACCAATTATCAGCTTACCTTTGAAAAATAGCCCTGTTTTTCCGCATTCATTTTCCTGTTAAATGTAGACagacaaattaataataaacctTAGAATATAAATCAGAATCAAGTATGGGCCCAAtaacatgtattaaaaaaacaacataCCAAGCAAGCATCAGTATCCTAATATCAGTATGGTTCACTCCCACATCAGAACAAAGCGTTTCAATTCCTTCTGGACTGTTCAACCAAAATAAGAGTACGAGAAAAATCAATAACTATTTAGTGATGCATCTTTAATGAACAATCATAATATCAATACATCAATTCATGTCACTATCAGTTCCTTGATTTGGTGGTTGATTTGGATTATTTATGTATCATCATAAACCAGATTCACAGTCTTCATCAGAGAATGAAATGGCAACATGCCAGCACCTTTTGTTTATATCatgtaataaattaaaaaacaaatcatccaacaatgaggaaaaaaagttattaaagCAAACTTAACCCTGGGAAGCAGTAGGTCCAGTTAATActttacaattttaaataatGCAAACAatattcttcaaaaaaatacgGGACTATGGCGCAGATGAAAAGGATTAGTAGGCCAATTCTATCACCAAGAGTAGGGTTTCATTTATTTGGACCCACAACACTCCCAAAAGAGGCAATACGAGCCTAAGGTTAATTTACTCCAATTCCAGAGTGGCAATAGTGACCGGGCAGTGGCAATCCCAATGGACCAGAGGTCatcaatttttaaagatatcaaAAAATGGAGCACATAAAAAGCATCAATCTAAATATACAATTTccttatatgtttttttttttataagtaagagataaatattatatatatgaatgaaataggcatagcccatgtacataggaagtatacagaagaacacctaaatacattctacatgcgataaattaaagacaagaaatcatgaacattgCCCCCCTGCAATACAATTTCCTTATATGTAGTACAAACCATCTATTATTTTAGACATTAAACCTGCATAACTAGTGACAAGTCAAGCATCTCAAGTCTTGCATGTTAAAAATTGACTACTAAGTCAGAATATAGGCCATTCTTCACAAACAGAATGTTGCCTTGGCAATGTCAGGAAACTCCTTCAGTCTCAGTCAATGCTACGAAACTTATACTCGATGAGTTGATGCCATTTGTGCTCTTGGTCACCCAGTCGGTGGATCGGAGCCAATTATCAGTTTAATAATGCAGCATCTGAAGTACGCATTtccaatatcataaaaatagcAAAAGTTATCTGACATGATTCCACGAAACGTGGCAATGATTAATCATGACCAGTATTGCTATCAGGATAGAGTTCAGGATACAAGCTGAAGAATTGACAAAGTAGCGAGAAAatcacatttcacaatacaAGCACGTTGGCAATTTACAAGAAACTGGAGGTCTATGTTGGACAATGCACaagcaggaaaaaaaagaactatCAACTACCCACTAAAATTTCAAGAGGAATCCCACTTTCTACACTCTCTATCAAGCAAATGAACCACTCCTTGTTGTTTCCATAAGAATTCCCAAGTACACATTGAAGATTGATAGAATAAAAGAGAGGTACTAACTAaacaactcaaataaaaaaaaatgggacaaAGTTCCAGGGATAGGATTGTAAATGAGAAATCATAAAACAGCGAACAAAATTCCTACATTTGGATGATCAGTTGTGAAGATAAAAATAGCCTGataacaaacaaacacaacttCACTGTACATCACTTACTCAATCAAGCCAAAGGATGGGTTTGCATATGAATCAAATAGGCGATCGATCTGTTCCACCGTTTTTGATGTAGCTTTACctgaggaaaaataaaatgtagaatactaAGGACACTTAATACTGCAGAATAAAACAATAACCACAATTAATGACGACAAAGCCACTCACTGAGCAGCTAATACGTGGACTTTGCTTAATAGAGGTTCAATGGTCAACAAATTCTGCAGCAAGCAATATTGACAAAAGGGCTTTCCACTAGAAGTCAGAACTTTAATTACTAGAGATCTTTATGTATTATGAATAAATTCTCAAACACACTTGTCTTGCTAATTTGTTAAAGCTTCTACCAAGTACTTCAGTGGAAGCATTGACTAGCTTAAGCAgcttaataatataaaaacacatgaaaaactTCATATCACTCACTCCTAACACTTCCTTCTAAGAACAGAGTGTGCTTGCCTATTGACATCTTATAATACCTTTACTGGCTTATTGCAATCTCAAACACCTATATCCTCATCATCCAGTCATATCATATTGGTTCTTTCAGCACCACCATGTCAGATAACAGAATCTACGTGAACATGCTTGTTACACAGTATAGGAAAGCAAATGGCCACACTTGCACCCAAAATCACTCTTAATTCAAACACCGCCCTCTCATAATCATCAAAGATTCATGTATTACCTTCCCGCCAAATAAACTACATCAAACTCAAAAGAATCATCCTTCAAACCTCTAGATTgctatgacttttttttttttttatcggtaaataagaattttattgaaaatagtcgaagccaagtacacgggacataaaCAAATGACTATCTAGGTTGCTATGACTACCAAGTGGACTTCACCAAAAACCCATCAAGTCTACCATATGTTGTGGCCACTCTACAATGAAGCAAATCTACTTCCAGAGGTGCTTAAATGGTCATTATCCGGCTGAAGGGATGGACTGGGGTAGGTAGGGATTGTTTTTGCTTTCTGTATAGTGCTCcccatatctttttttttataggtaataagaaattttattccaagtaaataggcatagccaagtacacaggaagtatacaagtgattatacctaaatacaagctaaagAAAAACAAGTGCTCCCCATATCTGAAATCAATAAGATGATCAACACTTTTGCCGCCCTCCTTACATATACATCACTGGTCCATTATTATGGCATTCTTCTTCCTCAAATCATGCACCATCAATATCTCTCTTAGGCTGTCATCTAGACAAAGAATTTTACCCTTGATGATGTCTTGTTTCTC encodes the following:
- the LOC121242492 gene encoding class V chitinase CHIT5b-like encodes the protein MMKPALQRHFKIMASHSFLHILPIVYTLFIFITARSTAMAASRLPTVVKAGYYPSWVMDDLPPSAINTSLLTHVLYAFLVPNNVTFGFDISDSTAMILSNFTTTLHQKNRHVKVLYSIGGGGIEPDPFAAMAAKASSRQVFIDATIGVARKYGFDGFDLDWEFPESPKAMNDFALLLEEWRQAIRKEAKMTNRSPLLLTAAVYYSAEFLVYGSRRSYPAAAVRNNLDWVNVMCYDYHGSWDTSATGAHAALFDPKTNLSSVYGIKSWLKAGVPGNKLVMGLPLYGKTWKLKDPKLHEVGSTAVGVGPGDEGVLTYSQVVEFNRRTKATVAHDVDTVSAYSYTGTSWVGYDDALSTTAKVLFAQALGLRGYFFWALGYDNDWTITGQASSSWILDK
- the LOC121242493 gene encoding DCN1-like protein 5 isoform X1, with translation MPRTSKRKAAPPSVKSSDAVPVRSGKATSKTVEQIDRLFDSYANPSFGLIDPEGIETLCSDVGVNHTDIRILMLAWKMNAEKQGYFSKDEWRTGLRALKADNLNKLKKALPALETEVMMPQNFQDFYAYAFRYCLIEEKQKCVDIETICELLNLVLGSQFYAQVNSMTEYLKFQSEYRMLNMDQWMNFYHFCHEISFPDLQNYDSNQAWLLILDGFVEWMRENQC
- the LOC121242493 gene encoding DCN1-like protein 5 isoform X2, with translation MPRTSKRKAAPPSVKSSDAVPVRPGKATSKTVEQIDRLFDSYANPSFGLIDPEGIETLCSDVGVNHTDIRILMLAWKMNAEKQGYFSKDEWRTGLRALKADNLNKLKKALPALETEVMMPQNFQDFYAYAFRYCLIEEKQKCVDIETICELLNLVLGSQFYAQVNSMTEYLKFQSEYRMLNMDQWMNFYHFCHEISFPDLQNYDSNQAWLLILDGFVEWMRENQC